The DNA window GCAAAGGGCAATCAGGGCGACGATCGGCGGAACAATGGATTTCAAATGCATATTTACAACAGTTCCTTCCGGTGGCTGGTGCAGATCGAATAAGTAAACATCGACGTTTGCGTCTTCGACGGAAGTCACCATATTCTACAAATACGCATGTCAAAACTTTAAAATATCGGTCGGTGCGCCGCGAGTTGCTAGCGAGTCCAGGTCAGGACGAAAGCCGGGGGCAGGTTCCGAACGACGAGCGATTCGCACCGGTAGTCGGAGAACAGCGGGGCCATGCGGCGGCGAAACCGTACTGCCGAAGGCAGGCAGTAGGCGTGGACGTACTGAAACATGCGGAATACGGAACCGGGCTCCAGTAGCCGGTCCAGGTTGCCGATGATCTCGTCGATGACCGGGGCCGGCATGGTGGATATGGACAGTCCGCAGATGACGGCCTTGACCGGTGGAACGCCCGAATCCGCGTGTACCTGGAACGCACGGGTGACGGTATCGTGTTCGAAGCGGAGGTTGGGAAACAGGTCCCGCAGCAGGTGAACGAACCGTAGTTCGAGTTCTATGCCGATATATCCGTCGTCATCGGGGAGGATATGCCTGAGCTGGTCCGTGAGCGCGCCCGTTCCCGGCCCCAGTTCCATGACGGATTCGTTGGGCTTGATTTCCAGCCCCCTGACCATGGCCCTGGCGAGCATTCTCGAACTGGGCGTCAGGGCGCACACGCTCAGCGGGTTCTTCAGCATGACCCGGAGAAACAGGAAAAACGGATGTTGTGCGGATCGAGACATGTACTGGTAGGATTGCAGCCGGAGCCCGAGTCAGGGCAGGAACACGGATATCGCAATAGACCGGAGCCAATATACGGTTACGGGCTACGGGAGGCAATACCTATCGCTATGGCTGCGTACGCTGGTCCGCCGGGCCTCCGCGTACCCCTTTTCTGAACGGCAACAGGCCAGGATAGGGCGTGCGGTACCGGTACAGCAGGTAGAGCGCGAAGACGAACACGGGCAGGTTCAACAGGAGCAGTTCCGGGGGCCAGGTCTCGATCTCGACGCCATAGCGGTAGAGGAGGAAAGCGAAGGCGTTGTTGCCCGCGTGAAGCAGCATGCACGGGAAGATTGATCCGGAGAGGACCGCTACGGTGGTGATTACCACGCCGAGGTAGGTCGTCGGAATGATGCGGAACAGGGCCTGGTGAAACAATCCGAATATAATGCCGACCACCAGAATGAGCACGACCGGTCTCAGCCGGCGGTGCAGCCCGTGCAGCAGCAGGCCTCGAAAGGCCATTTCTTCCACGATGCCGGGTGTGAGGGCCATCATGAGCATGATCTGCCACAGGGGAAAGTCTTCCGGTAACAGCTCGCTGGCGAACTGCTCCAGCATTTCCTCCGGGAAGGGCAGGAATACGCTGGACAGTCCCACGACGAAGATCCCGGTCAACAGGGTCGACGGCACCAGGAGCAGCACCGCCAGCCATACCTGGGGCCGCACCGGGCGGATCGCCAGGGCCTGGCGCCAGTCGAGCCGGTGTACCCGGATCATGAGCAGCGAGCCCAGGAAGAAGACGCCGAACATGTTGAATGCCCACTGCCCCTCGAGCCGGGTCAGCGCGTCTACGTTCGAAGGTGCGATGATGACGATGGCCCACATGCCGAGAAACCACAGGAGCACCCGCCTGGGAAACAGCGCGGCGCCGCCCGCCAGGTCCGCCTCGTCCATGTCCTGCGCGGTGACGAGCCTTTCCTTGTCCAGCATGCGGGACGACCACCTGAGCAGCAGGAAGGCGGCAAGCAGCATGGAGGCGCAGGCTACAAGGAGCATGGGGATGTCGTAATGGCCGACCATGACTTCCCGCACGGCCACGGCGACGTTTGCGACCGGCACGACGGCGATCAGCGAGCGCAGGGATACCGCCGGGAGCAACCCCGCCGCCGTCAGGACCATGAGTCCGAGAAAAACCGGCAGGAGGTAGAGCTGGGTCTCCCGGTAGGTTTTCGCATAGGCCGAGATCAGCAGCAGGAGGGACGACACCACGATGGCCACGGGGATGTACAGGGCGAACAACACCAGCACGGCGACGGGCGATACTTCGATGTCCATTTCCGCGGGGAGTTCGATCAAACCGAGGCCGAGGTATACGAAGAGGTTGCCCGCCTGCGCCAGGGTGATGAAGAGCGCGACGGACAGGATCGTCAACTGCTTGGCGGCGATGATCTCGATCCGGCGGACCGACGTGGTCAGGAGGGTTTCGAGCGAGCCTCGTTCCTTCTCACCCGCGACACTGTCCATGGCCGCCACCGACGCGCCGGTGAGCGTGAGAAAAACGAGCAGCAGCGGCAGCAGTCTTCCGAAGTAGAACCCCGCCGCCTGCTCCGGCGTGGCCACGTCCACCCTTGAAAGCCTGATGACTTCTTCGGGGTCCGCCTCGAGCCCGCTTTCACGCAGCGCTTC is part of the Gemmatimonadota bacterium genome and encodes:
- a CDS encoding ABC transporter permease subunit, which gives rise to MNRAKIGLLFRHEVRMLLRDRRTVVLSVLLPLLVLPAILFGFKFMSEWRREQQDTTTYRYTVTGAFADSVRTLIARSELRAAGGPGDTAVNGDPADGPGDTAVNGDPAETAGPAETGEEDRRPASFLEVEAAMPDSSLEAGGLDFYLEALTGSEADSLDLARAAADTTEPGDEIDTRDPGDEAAVVVTVADERYPGVPVVRVYYRANRDESRRGSALLVDRMVDARKQDRAEALRESGLEADPEEVIRLSRVDVATPEQAAGFYFGRLLPLLLVFLTLTGASVAAMDSVAGEKERGSLETLLTTSVRRIEIIAAKQLTILSVALFITLAQAGNLFVYLGLGLIELPAEMDIEVSPVAVLVLFALYIPVAIVVSSLLLLISAYAKTYRETQLYLLPVFLGLMVLTAAGLLPAVSLRSLIAVVPVANVAVAVREVMVGHYDIPMLLVACASMLLAAFLLLRWSSRMLDKERLVTAQDMDEADLAGGAALFPRRVLLWFLGMWAIVIIAPSNVDALTRLEGQWAFNMFGVFFLGSLLMIRVHRLDWRQALAIRPVRPQVWLAVLLLVPSTLLTGIFVVGLSSVFLPFPEEMLEQFASELLPEDFPLWQIMLMMALTPGIVEEMAFRGLLLHGLHRRLRPVVLILVVGIIFGLFHQALFRIIPTTYLGVVITTVAVLSGSIFPCMLLHAGNNAFAFLLYRYGVEIETWPPELLLLNLPVFVFALYLLYRYRTPYPGLLPFRKGVRGGPADQRTQP